In the Populus trichocarpa isolate Nisqually-1 chromosome 1, P.trichocarpa_v4.1, whole genome shotgun sequence genome, one interval contains:
- the LOC7455764 gene encoding nucleolar complex-associated protein 2, which translates to MEVEYPVRDLEHVASDEEDVDEEEKRSRRKSKKSGKVVAREHKDQLQRLKEKDPDFFKYLEEHDKELLEFDDEDFEEDGDTDVEDADMLVDEEIRDRDIAKKNQKPSDNVITTALVESWCNSVRENGKISAVRSLLKAFRIACHYGDDGGGDASAKYTIMSSSVFNKVMLFVLSEMDGILRNVLGLPAYGGKKETVNDLLHTKKWMNYHHLAKSYLGNALYVLNQMTDTQMISFTLRRLKFSSVLLVAFPALLRKYIKVALHFWSTGEGVLPLVAFFFLRDICIRIGSDCLDDCFKGIYKAYVLNCHFVNAVKLQYIQFRANCVIELLGVDLPTAYQHAFVFIRQLGMILRDAITMKTKDSFRKVYEWKFMNCLELWTGAICTYSSEADLRPLAYPLTQIISGVARLVPTARYIPLRLRCVRMLNRIAASTGTFIPVSMLLLDMLEMKELDRPPTGGVGKAIDLRAELKVNKSTLKTRAFQEACVFSVVEELAEHLAQWSYSVAFFELSFIPAARLRSFCKTTKVERFRKQMRELIRWIEANSKFTNEKRMSVTFLPNDPAAASFLEDEKKSGASPLSQYVATLREVARQRSDSLTESSVLVGEHSSVFRNKIPESDEDDDDDDAANEKGAVVFSSSWLPGGTPEAKPSKKEKKKKKRKAEHQEELASDEDVVEDLILSSDEDESLDDSSSDEDESPKPLPSKPQSNKQKRPTDLSKKKSLLKKSKTKSSASDSASKGNVDSAKPTPSKQHRKKQNAPANLSKMDLPSHAKKSKKRKISN; encoded by the exons ATGGAAGTTGAATACCCAG TTAGGGATTTAGAGCATGTGGCCAGTGATGAAGAGGATGtggatgaagaagagaaaagaagtcGAAGGAAGTCGAAGAAGTCAGGTAAAGTGGTAGCTAGAGAGCATAAAGACCAGTTGCAAAGGCTCAAGGAAAAG GATCCTGATTTTTTCAAGTACCTGGAAGAGCATGATAAGGAGCTTCTagaatttgatgatgaggatTTTGAG GAAGATGGTGATACAGATGTGGAGGATGCGGATATGCTCGTCGATGAGGAAATTAGGGACCGTGATATTgcaaagaaaaaccagaaaccATCTGACAATGTTATTACTACTGCATTGGTTGAGTCCTGGTGTAATTCAGTTCgagaaaatggaaaaataagTGCTGTTCGTTCTCTTTTGAAAGCTTTCAGAATTGCATGCCACTATGGTGATGATGGAGGTGGTGATGCTTCAGCAAAGTATACTATTATGTCTAGCAGTGTATTCAATAAAGTGATGTTATTTGTATTAAGTGAAATGGATGGAATTCTTCGTAATGTGTTGGGCCTCCCTGCTTATGGTGGGAAGAAAGAGACTGTAAATGATCTTCTGCACACAAAAAAATGGATGAACTATCACCACCTGGCGAAGTCTTATCTTGGGAATGCCCTATATGTTTTGAACCAAATGACTGATACACAGATGATATCATTTACTTTACGCCGTCTCAAATTTTCATCTGTGCTTTTAGTTGCCTTTCCAGCTCTCTTAAGGAAGTACATTAAG GTTGCCCTTCATTTTTGGAGTACTGGAGAAGGTGTCCTCCCTTTGgtggcctttttctttttaagggaCATATGCATTCGGATTGGATCTGATTGTTTGGATGATTGCTTCAAAGGGATATACAAAGCCTATGTTTTGAACTGTCATTTTGTAAATGCAGTAAAGTTACAATATATTCAATTTCGTGCAAATTGTGTCATAGAACTTCTTGGGGTAGACCTGCCAACTGCATATCAACATGCCTTTGTTTTCATCCGCCAGTTGGGAATGATTTTACGAGATGCAATTACTATGAAAACAAag GATTCATTTCGCAAGGTTTATGAATGGAAGTTCATGAATTGCCTTGAACTTTGGACTGGAGCTATCTGTACCTATAGCTCAGAAGCTGATCTCAGGCCTCTTGCTTATCCACTCACCCAAATAATTTCAGGGGTTGCCCGTCTAGTTCCTACTGCTCGATACATTCCCCTTAGATTGAGATGTGTTAGAATGCTTAATCGGATTGCTGCTTCTACTGGTACTTTTATACCAGTTTCCATGCTGCTTTTAGACATGTTGGAGATGAAAGAACTGGATAGGCCACCCACTGGAGGTGTTGGCAAAGCTATTGATTTGCGTGCTGAACTAAAG GTGAACAAGTCTACCCTGAAGACACGAGCATTTCAGGAGGCATGTGTGTTTTCCGTGGTAGAGGAACTTGCTGAACATCTAGCTCAATGGAGCTATTCTGTTGCTTTCTTTGAGTTGTCTTTCATTCCAGCTGCACGATTGAGGAGTTTTTGCAAGACTACCAAAGTTGAAAGGTTCCGGAAACAAATGAGGGAGCTTATTCGTTGG ATTGAGGCTAATTCCAAGTTTACAAATGAAAAGCGCATGTCAGTCACTTTTCTGCCAAACGATCCTGCTGCAGCATCCTTTCTTGAG GATGAAAAGAAGTCAGGGGCCAGTCCTTTGTCACAGTATGTTGCAACCTTGCGTGAAGTAGCACGACAAAGAAGTGATTCATTGACAGAATCCAG TGTTCTTGTGGGTGAGCATTCATCTGTCTTCCGAAACAAGATACCAGAAAGtgacgaagatgatgatgatgatgatgctgctAATGAGAAAGGAGCTGTTGTCTTTAGTTCCTCCTGGTTACCAGGAGGTACACCCGA GGCTAAACCTTccaagaaggagaagaagaaaaagaagagaaaggcaGAGCACCAAGAAGAGCTAGCTTCAGATGAAGATGTTGTGGAGGATCTCATACTCAGTTCTGACGAAGATGAATCATTGGATGACTCTTCTTCTGATGAAGATGAGAGCCCGAAACCACTGCCTAGTAAACCTCAGAGTAATAAGCAGAAACGTCCTACAGACTTGTCCAAGAAGAAGTCTCTTCTGAAGAAGTCGAAGACGAAATCTTCAGCAAGTGACTCCGCTTCCAAAGGTAATGTTGACAGTGCAAAACCCACGCCTTCTAAACAGCATAGAAAGAAGCAAAACGCACCCGCAAACCTATCAAAAATGGATTTACCATCCCATGCAAAGAAGTCCAAGAAGAGGAAGATAAGTAATTGA
- the LOC7455766 gene encoding peroxidase E5 isoform X3 produces MHLSKAIVAAFFFVVLLGGTLAHGQLTPTFYDETCPNVSSIIRNVITETVVSDRRIGGSLIRLHFHDCFVNGCDGSLLLDNTDTIESEKEANGNNNSARGFEVVDRMKALLESACPTTVSCADILAIAAEESVFLAGGPNWTVPLGRRDSTTASRDAANAFLPAPFFTLDQLRESFTNVSLNNNSDLVALSGAHTFGRAQCSTFVFRLYDFNDTGAPDSTIDPPFLEALQKLCPENGNGSVITDLDVTTADAFDSNYYSNLQCNRGLLQTDQELFSTPGADDVIALVNAFSANQTAFFESFVESMIRMGNLSPLTGTEGEIRLNCSVVNANLAGPDSMLVSSI; encoded by the exons ATGCATCTTTCTAAGGCTATAGTTGCAGCctttttctttgtagttttgCTTGGAGGAACATTGGCTCATGGCCAGCTTACTCCAACATTTTATGACGAGACATGTCCAAATGTGAGCAGCATTATCCGTAATGTCATTACGGAGACAGTGGTATCCGATCGTCGGATTGGAGGCAGCCTCATCAGGCTCCACTTCCATGACTGCTTTGTTAAT ggcTGTGATGGTTCGCTTTTGTTGGACAATACTGATACTATAGAGAGCGAAAAGGAAGCTAATGGGAACAACAACTCTGCAAGAGGTTTTGAAGTTGTTGATAGAATGAAGGCTTTGTTGGAGAGTGCCTGTCCTACTACTGTTTCCTGTGCTGATATACTCGCTATTGCAGCTGAAGAATCCGTTTTTTTG GCAGGAGGTCCAAATTGGACAGTTCCATTAGGAAGAAGAGATAGTACAACAGCAAGCCGAGATGCAGCAAATGCTTTCCTTCCAGCCCCTTTTTTCACCCTTGATCAACTCAGAGAGAGCTTCACTAATGTCAgccttaataataatagtgatttgGTAGCTCTATCTG GTGCTCACACATTTGGGAGGGCACAATGTTCTACATTCGTCTTCCGATTGTATGATTTCAATGACACCGGTGCTCCTGACTCAACAATTGACCCACCTTTTCTAGAAGCTCTTCAGAAATTATGTCCCGAAAATGGAAATGGGAGTGTGATAACAGATCTTGATGTCACAACAG CTGATGCCTTTGACAGTAACTACTACTCCAATCTGCAATGTAACCGAGGCCTGCTTCAGACTGATCAAGAACTGTTTTCAACTCCCGGGGCAGATGATGTCATTGCACTTGTTAACGCTTTCAGTGCTAATCAAACAGCTTTCTTTGAAAGCTTTGTGGAGTCCATGATAAGAATGGGAAATCTCAGCCCTCTGACGGGAACTGAAGGGGAGATCAGATTGAACTGCAGTGTAGTCAATGCAAACTTGGCTGGGCCAGATAGCATGCTTGTTAGCTCAATTTGA
- the LOC7455766 gene encoding peroxidase A2 isoform X1: MHLSKAIVAAFFFVVLLGGTLAHGQLTPTFYDRTCPNVSSIIRNVITETLVCDRRIGGSLIRLHFHDCFVNGCDGSLLLDNTDTIESEKEAAGNNNSARGFEVVDRMKALLESACPATVSCADILTIAAEESVVLAGGPNWTVPLGRRDSTTASRAAANASLPAPFLTLDQLRESFTNVGLNNNTDLVALSGAHTFGRAKCSTFNFRLYDFNGTGAPDPTLDPPFLAALQELCPQGGNDSVITDLDLTTPDAFDSNYYSNLQCNRGLLQTDQELFSTPGADDVIALVNAFSANQTAFFESFVESMIRMGNLSPLTGTEGEIRLNCSVVNANLAGPDSMLVSSI; the protein is encoded by the exons ATGCATCTTTCTAAGGCTATAGTTGCAgcttttttctttgtagttttgCTTGGAGGAACATTGGCTCATGGCCAGCTTACTCCAACATTTTATGACCGGACATGTCCAAATGTGAGCAGCATTATCCGTAATGTCATTACGGAGACATTGGTATGCGATCGTCGGATTGGAGGCAGCCTCATCAGGCTCCACTTCCATGACTGCTTTGTTAAT ggcTGTGATGGTTCGCTTTTGTTGGACAATACTGATACTATAGAGAGCGAAAAGGAAGCCGCAGGGAACAACAATTCTGCAAGAGGTTTTGAAGTCGTTGATAGAATGAAGGCTTTGTTGGAGAGTGCCTGTCCTGCTACTGTTTCCTGTGCTGATATACTCACTATTGCAGCTGAAGAATCTGTTGTTTTG GCAGGAGGTCCAAATTGGACAGTTCCATTAGGAAGAAGAGATAGCACAACAGCAAGCCGAGCTGCAGCAAATGCTTCCCTTCCAGCCCCTTTTTTAACCCTTGATCAACTCAGAGAGAGCTTCACTAATGTCGGCCTTAATAATAATACTGATTTGGTAGCTCTATCTG GTGCTCACACATTTGGAAGGGCAAAATGTTCTACATTCAACTTCCGATTGTATGATTTCAATGGCACCGGTGCTCCTGACCCAACATTGGACCCGCCTTTTCTAGCAGCTCTTCAGGAATTATGTCCCCAAGGTGGAAATGATAGTGTGATAACAGATCTTGATCTCACAACACCTGATGCCTTTGACAGTAACTACTACTCCAATCTGCAATGTAACCGAGGCCTGCTTCAGACTGATCAAGAACTGTTTTCAACTCCCGGGGCAGATGATGTCATTGCACTTGTTAACGCTTTCAGTGCTAATCAAACAGCTTTCTTTGAAAGCTTTGTGGAGTCCATGATAAGAATGGGAAATCTCAGCCCTCTGACGGGAACTGAAGGGGAGATCAGATTGAACTGCAGTGTAGTCAATGCAAACTTGGCTGGGCCAGATAGCATGCTTGTTAGCTCAATTTGA
- the LOC7455766 gene encoding peroxidase A2 isoform X2 encodes MHLSKAIVAAFFFVVLLGGTLAHGQLTPTFYDETCPNVSSIIRNVITETVVSDRRIGGSLIRLHFHDCFVNGCDGSLLLDNTDTIESEKEAAGNNNSARGFEVVDRMKALLESACPATVSCADILTIAAEESVVLAGGPNWTVPLGRRDSTTASRAAANASLPAPFLTLDQLRESFTNVGLNNNTDLVALSGAHTFGRAKCSTFNFRLYDFNGTGAPDPTLDPPFLAALQELCPQGGNDSVITDLDLTTPDAFDSNYYSNLQCNRGLLQTDQELFSTPGADDVIALVNAFSANQTAFFESFVESMIRMGNLSPLTGTEGEIRLNCSVVNANLAGPDSMLVSSI; translated from the exons ATGCATCTTTCTAAGGCTATAGTTGCAGCctttttctttgtagttttgCTTGGAGGAACATTGGCTCATGGCCAGCTTACTCCAACATTTTATGACGAGACATGTCCAAATGTGAGCAGCATTATCCGTAATGTCATTACGGAGACAGTGGTATCCGATCGTCGGATTGGAGGCAGCCTCATCAGGCTCCACTTCCATGACTGCTTTGTTAAT ggcTGTGATGGTTCGCTTTTGTTGGACAATACTGATACTATAGAGAGCGAAAAGGAAGCCGCAGGGAACAACAATTCTGCAAGAGGTTTTGAAGTCGTTGATAGAATGAAGGCTTTGTTGGAGAGTGCCTGTCCTGCTACTGTTTCCTGTGCTGATATACTCACTATTGCAGCTGAAGAATCTGTTGTTTTG GCAGGAGGTCCAAATTGGACAGTTCCATTAGGAAGAAGAGATAGCACAACAGCAAGCCGAGCTGCAGCAAATGCTTCCCTTCCAGCCCCTTTTTTAACCCTTGATCAACTCAGAGAGAGCTTCACTAATGTCGGCCTTAATAATAATACTGATTTGGTAGCTCTATCTG GTGCTCACACATTTGGAAGGGCAAAATGTTCTACATTCAACTTCCGATTGTATGATTTCAATGGCACCGGTGCTCCTGACCCAACATTGGACCCGCCTTTTCTAGCAGCTCTTCAGGAATTATGTCCCCAAGGTGGAAATGATAGTGTGATAACAGATCTTGATCTCACAACACCTGATGCCTTTGACAGTAACTACTACTCCAATCTGCAATGTAACCGAGGCCTGCTTCAGACTGATCAAGAACTGTTTTCAACTCCCGGGGCAGATGATGTCATTGCACTTGTTAACGCTTTCAGTGCTAATCAAACAGCTTTCTTTGAAAGCTTTGTGGAGTCCATGATAAGAATGGGAAATCTCAGCCCTCTGACGGGAACTGAAGGGGAGATCAGATTGAACTGCAGTGTAGTCAATGCAAACTTGGCTGGGCCAGATAGCATGCTTGTTAGCTCAATTTGA